The proteins below come from a single Rhizobium sp. BT04 genomic window:
- a CDS encoding Na+/H+ antiporter subunit D produces MAAPTATIDLSAALITAPVPIGHWLAILPVAHCITLGAVLLMLRAHPRLQAWLAISGLTALVLIDAALLAKVAAEGPLTMVMGRWLPPFGIAFTVDLFGALLAFTAALAALAGGIYALADIGESGRRYGFFPLLMLLMAGVSGAFLTGDVFNLYVWFEVLLISSFGLIILGSERRQIDGALKYAVLNLIATTLFLIGVGILYAAFGTLNMADIAAKAGNLRATAPLMTLASLFLLAFAMKAAAFPVNFWLPAAYHTPRIVVSALFAGLLTKVGIYALIRVMVMLLPVERAELSLVIALAAAATIVVGALGALAENDIRRLFGYVVISGIGNMLAGVALGGPGGGIDGISGAVFYALHSMALMTALYLAAGEIARRGGGFLLSDLGGLYRQSGGFTALSLVLFLAACGLPPFSGFWPKVILVKASLDSGTWWLAAAILAGGILTTIAFGRLFLLAYWRPAAMALAPSRANWRTGLPLAALTALTIGFGILPEKLLALSQSAAAGLADPKAYLHSVFPGGIR; encoded by the coding sequence ATGGCCGCGCCAACCGCCACCATCGATCTCTCCGCCGCCCTGATCACCGCTCCGGTGCCGATTGGTCATTGGCTCGCCATCCTACCGGTCGCCCATTGCATCACGCTGGGCGCCGTCCTGCTGATGTTGCGCGCTCATCCACGTCTGCAGGCCTGGCTTGCCATATCTGGCCTTACGGCGCTGGTGCTGATCGATGCGGCGCTGCTCGCCAAGGTCGCGGCCGAGGGACCGCTCACCATGGTCATGGGGCGCTGGCTGCCGCCCTTCGGCATCGCCTTCACCGTCGATCTCTTCGGGGCGCTGCTGGCCTTCACCGCAGCCCTTGCGGCGCTCGCCGGCGGCATCTATGCGCTAGCCGATATCGGTGAAAGTGGCCGGCGATACGGTTTCTTCCCGCTGCTCATGCTGTTGATGGCCGGCGTCAGCGGCGCCTTTCTCACCGGCGATGTCTTCAATCTCTATGTCTGGTTCGAAGTGCTGCTGATTTCCTCCTTCGGGCTGATCATCCTGGGCTCCGAACGCCGACAGATCGACGGCGCACTGAAATATGCGGTGCTGAACCTCATCGCCACGACGCTGTTCCTGATCGGCGTCGGCATCCTCTATGCCGCTTTCGGCACGCTCAACATGGCCGATATCGCCGCAAAGGCGGGGAATTTGCGCGCCACCGCGCCGTTGATGACGCTGGCCAGCCTCTTCCTGCTCGCCTTCGCCATGAAGGCCGCTGCCTTCCCGGTCAATTTCTGGCTGCCCGCCGCCTATCATACGCCGCGCATCGTCGTCTCCGCGCTGTTTGCCGGCCTGCTGACCAAGGTCGGCATCTATGCACTGATCCGGGTGATGGTTATGCTGCTGCCGGTGGAACGTGCGGAATTGAGCCTGGTGATCGCGCTTGCCGCCGCTGCGACCATTGTCGTCGGCGCGCTCGGCGCGCTGGCTGAAAACGATATCCGCAGGCTGTTCGGCTATGTCGTCATATCGGGCATCGGCAATATGCTCGCCGGCGTCGCCCTTGGTGGTCCCGGCGGCGGCATTGACGGCATCAGCGGCGCGGTCTTTTATGCGCTCCATTCCATGGCGCTGATGACGGCGCTTTATCTCGCCGCCGGCGAGATCGCCCGGCGTGGCGGCGGCTTTTTGCTGTCGGATCTCGGCGGGCTCTATCGGCAAAGCGGCGGCTTCACCGCGCTCTCCCTGGTGCTCTTCCTGGCCGCCTGCGGCCTGCCGCCCTTTTCCGGATTCTGGCCGAAAGTCATTCTCGTCAAGGCTTCGCTCGATAGCGGCACCTGGTGGCTGGCGGCTGCAATCCTCGCCGGCGGTATTCTGACGACGATCGCCTTCGGCCGCCTCTTTCTGCTCGCCTATTGGCGCCCGGCGGCGATGGCGCTCGCTCCGTCGAGAGCGAACTGGCGCACAGGCCTGCCGCTTGCCGCACTGACGGCGCTCACCATCGGCTTCGGCATCCTGCCGGAAAAGCTGCTGGCGCTGTCGCAATCGGCCGCCGCGGGCCTTGCCGATCCAAAGGCCTATCTACATTCGGTCTTTCCCGGAGGTATCAGGTGA
- a CDS encoding Na+/H+ antiporter subunit E produces MIAFVFNLLLAIAWVTVTGSASLHNLVFGFLLGALALAIIREPFGSKGYIGRARLVLSLAALFLKELSLSAWKVTVTVLSPDMQLKPGIFAFPLTVTSDFEITLLANLITLTPGTLSVDVSTDRRTLYVHALDCSDPETTKRDIANGFERKIMEAFR; encoded by the coding sequence GTGATCGCCTTCGTCTTCAACCTGCTGCTGGCCATTGCCTGGGTCACTGTGACCGGCAGCGCCTCGCTGCACAATCTCGTCTTCGGCTTCCTGCTCGGCGCCTTGGCACTGGCCATCATCCGCGAGCCTTTCGGCAGCAAGGGATATATCGGCCGCGCCCGACTGGTGCTTTCGCTCGCCGCGCTGTTCCTGAAGGAATTGTCGCTGTCGGCCTGGAAGGTCACGGTCACCGTGCTCTCGCCCGATATGCAGCTGAAGCCCGGTATCTTCGCCTTCCCTTTGACGGTGACGAGCGATTTCGAGATCACCTTGCTCGCAAATCTCATCACCCTGACACCCGGCACGCTCTCGGTCGACGTCTCCACAGATCGCCGCACGCTCTATGTCCACGCGCTCGATTGTTCCGATCCGGAGACGACCAAGCGCGATATCGCCAACGGTTTCGAACGCAAGATCATGGAGGCCTTCCGGTGA
- a CDS encoding cation:proton antiporter produces the protein MITPAAIVAAASSAALVILGLALILTVWRIVAGPTLPDRILALDMLTGLAIGFTAVIAVKAGFSLYIDIAISLGLVGFLATVAFARFVLSRGNIKSVPSAAAAKGSAKKRRAGGKKR, from the coding sequence GTGATCACACCTGCCGCCATCGTCGCGGCCGCATCCTCGGCCGCCCTCGTCATCCTCGGCCTGGCGCTGATTCTGACCGTCTGGCGCATCGTTGCCGGCCCGACCTTGCCGGACCGGATCCTGGCGTTGGACATGCTGACCGGTCTCGCCATCGGCTTCACAGCCGTCATCGCGGTCAAGGCGGGCTTTTCGCTCTATATCGATATCGCCATCTCGCTCGGCCTCGTCGGCTTCCTGGCGACTGTCGCCTTCGCCCGATTCGTGCTGTCGCGCGGCAACATCAAATCGGTGCCGTCCGCAGCTGCCGCGAAAGGCAGCGCAAAAAAGCGCAGGGCAGGGGGAAAGAAGCGATGA
- the mnhG gene encoding monovalent cation/H(+) antiporter subunit G, with product MIDYILAAVAALLLIAGALFALVAAIGLVRLPDLYTRMHAASKVGTVGSGLLLLAAGLYSEDLTILARAVAGFVFLLLTAPVSAHLLARAAHLSGYQLGAVSVRDDISKR from the coding sequence ATGATAGATTATATCCTGGCTGCCGTCGCCGCTCTGCTGCTGATCGCCGGTGCGCTCTTTGCGCTTGTCGCGGCGATCGGCCTGGTCAGGCTGCCCGATCTCTATACGCGCATGCACGCCGCCTCGAAGGTGGGGACTGTCGGCTCCGGCCTGCTGCTGCTTGCCGCCGGCCTCTATTCCGAGGATCTGACGATTCTCGCCCGCGCCGTTGCCGGCTTCGTCTTCCTGTTGCTGACGGCGCCGGTCTCGGCCCATCTGCTGGCGAGAGCCGCCCATCTTTCGGGATATCAGCTCGGCGCTGTCTCGGTCCGCGACGATATCAGCAAGCGCTGA